The segment TTGGAGCGAAACTGTTTCCTGCTCGAAAAAGAAGGCGACGAAGAGGGCAAAACCGTGTTCGCCGCTCAGCTTCGCCCGTCATACCCCGGGCTGCAAACATTGCGGTTAAGAATGTACCCCTACCACAATGCGCTCACCCACCCACTGGAAATGGGTGCCATGCTCTGGATCTGATGCCGGAAGCTGGCCTGTCAGAGAGCGTGCTTGCGAATAAAGCGCCCGATCTCCTGAATTTCCTCAAGGCACACGCTGTGCTCCATGGGGAAGGTCATATAAGCTGGCTCGTAGCCCATTCCCTTGAGTGTTTCCACGCTGCGGACGCCAAGCGTTTCAGGAACCATCGGGTCAGCGGTTCCGTGATAGATATTGATCGGAATGCCGGCGTTTGCCTCTGAAGGCTTCACAGATTTCGCCGTGGCGAAATAGGTGGAAAGCGCCAGAATGCCGGCTAACCGCTTTGGATAGGTCAGGCCGAGTTCATAGGCAACCGCCCCACCCTGTGAAAAGCCTGCAATAACGATATTTTCTGAGGGTATGCCTCGCTCGACTTGCTGATCGATCAGTTTGCCTACAGCACGGGCCGAATCCATCAGCTGGTCGGTGTCCACAATTCTGTCAATATCCATCGCTTTAATGTCGTACCAGGCGGGCATGGTCATACCGCCATTGATGGTGACCGGCATGTTGGGCGCGTGTGGAAATATAAAGCGTACGGCAGCGTCGTCCGGTAAACCCAGCTCAGGCACTACGGGTTCAAAATCGTGGCCACTTGCACCGAGACCGTGTAACCAAATGACGGCAGCTGTGGGGTTAGCTCCGGTTTCCAGCTCA is part of the Marinobacter antarcticus genome and harbors:
- a CDS encoding alpha/beta hydrolase, producing MQDLQYIELETGANPTAAVIWLHGLGASGHDFEPVVPELGLPDDAAVRFIFPHAPNMPVTINGGMTMPAWYDIKAMDIDRIVDTDQLMDSARAVGKLIDQQVERGIPSENIVIAGFSQGGAVAYELGLTYPKRLAGILALSTYFATAKSVKPSEANAGIPINIYHGTADPMVPETLGVRSVETLKGMGYEPAYMTFPMEHSVCLEEIQEIGRFIRKHAL